Within Deltaproteobacteria bacterium, the genomic segment GAGGTGTTGCGCACGGTCCAGACGTTGGCCCGGAATGTCGACCCGATCTTGTTGGCGGAAACCACTCGCCAGCGCACGCTGAAGGAAGAGGCCTTGCAACACGTGATCGACGCCCGACTGTTACAGACCGCAATTGCCAAGGCCGGGATTCAGGTCACCGACGAGGCATTGGCGACGTATATGGGCAATCCAACGGAAGGCGATGGCGCCGTGTCGTTCGCGGCCACGTTGCAACAGCAAGGACTCGATCTCGCGGACTGGCAGCAACGACAACGCATGCGGCTGCTCACCGATTACTATATCGAACGCGTGATCGCGCCGACGGTCACGATCGACGACGCGGCGGTCAAGACGTATTATCGGGAACACAGTCGCGACTTTGCGGAAGCGGAAGCGGTGCATGTCCGCCAGATCGTGACCGATCAAGAAGCGGTCGCGAAGCAAGTCTACGCACAGATCCTCAAAGGCGGCAACTTCGCCCAATTGGCGATGGAATATTCGATCAGCCCGGAAGCGGAGGTCGGCGGCGACTTGGGCTGGGTGGAACGCGGACAATTCCCGACGGTGATCGAAGAACAATGCGCCCGTTTGTCGGTCGGCGCGGTGAGCGAGATCGTACAAAGCGAATACGGATTTCATATCTTCAAAGTCTTGGCCCGCCGTCCCGGACGCGCGCGACCGTTCGCCGAAGTGCGCGCCGAGATTGCCGAGCGGCTGCAGCAAGAGGCCGTGGCCGCAGCGTTTGCGGCACATGTGGCGACACTCCGGGCAGAGGCGCGCATTGAAATCCACCCAGAGGCGTTGGCGCGTCTGGCGGTGAAGTAATGCAATGAATGAAGGAGGTTGTATGTTCCAACGTTTCTGTTTCGTGATTGTCGCCTGCGGCCTGGCGCTCCCGGTGTGGAGCGGAGAAGTCGTGAATCGTGTCGTCGCGATCGTCAACGGCGACATCATTACACAAACCGATCTAGATCAAGCCGTCGCGATCCGGCTCCCGCAACTCCCGCCGCAAGGCCTGAGCCGCGAAGCGGCCGTGCAGATGTTGCGGCAACAAGCGTTAGAACATTTGATCGACGAACGCTTGCTGCAACAAGTGATGCAGAAGGCCAACGTCGAGATTGGCGAGACCGAGATCGACGAGGCATTGCAAGCCTTCCTCCGCGAGCGCGGCGCCACGTTGGCACAGCTGG encodes:
- a CDS encoding peptidyl-prolyl cis-trans isomerase, with translation MRHRLSLTPLCLLALVACGRNTVATINDEPVDRAEVLRTVQTLARNVDPILLAETTRQRTLKEEALQHVIDARLLQTAIAKAGIQVTDEALATYMGNPTEGDGAVSFAATLQQQGLDLADWQQRQRMRLLTDYYIERVIAPTVTIDDAAVKTYYREHSRDFAEAEAVHVRQIVTDQEAVAKQVYAQILKGGNFAQLAMEYSISPEAEVGGDLGWVERGQFPTVIEEQCARLSVGAVSEIVQSEYGFHIFKVLARRPGRARPFAEVRAEIAERLQQEAVAAAFAAHVATLRAEARIEIHPEALARLAVK